A genome region from Triplophysa rosa linkage group LG24, Trosa_1v2, whole genome shotgun sequence includes the following:
- the LOC130548055 gene encoding uncharacterized protein LOC130548055 → MDFVPVIGTVKEAVELVLALYEGNTAVIKEKEKAAENIVKESLKRHMKLTLQAEAAAPAAEEAAAAADEYSGLRNVREVRKEMIIEHVAKGSKGGTKAPTPAEQKERQKKLEAIQRAMLEKIHIIDPNFYQELKEELGRSKRGEHVFNNGILKFHNNVLTTFIQDKGISKLQRYDQIQQALNELGKNTLSQNTAADIEDEMVVHFRVDEFYVNANGVMYGVYCRALREALLVVLGDINPGDVTEEQRQRVNLVIDNMNNFEIYVDEFAKVKWIAKKADRQNRFNRVKQDVEHMYKTERGNDWCLRILHVVQPLFRQQQ, encoded by the exons ATGGACTTCGTTCCTGTCATCGGGACGGTAAAAGAGGCAGTGGAGCTGGTGTTGGCACTGTACGAAGGGAATACAGCGGTGATAAAGGAGAAAGAGAAGGCCGCTGAAAACATTGTGAAAGAGTCATTAAAAAGACATATGAAA TTGACTCTACAAGCAGAAGCAGCAGCACCAGCAGCAGAAGAAGCAGCTGCGGCTGCTGATGAATATTCTGGACTCAGAAATGTGAGAG AGGTCAGAAAGGAAATGATTATTGAACATGTGGCTAAAGGTTCCAAAGGCGGTACAAAAGCACCAACTCCAGCTGagcagaaagagagacagaaaaaattAGAGGCTATTCAGAGAGCCATGTTAGAAAAGATCCATATAATCGATCCAAACTTCTATCAGGAGCTGAAGGAAGAACTGGGAAGGTCAAAAAGAGGCGAACATGTCTTCAACAATGGCATTCTTAAATTTCATAACAATGTGCTGACTACGTTTATACAAGACAAGGGTATTTCTAAACTACAAAGATATGATCAGATTCAGCAGGCACTGAATGAATTAGGCAAAAACACACTTTCCCAAAACACAGCAGCAGATATTGAGGATGAAATGGTGGTTCACTTTCGTGTGGATGAATTCTACGTGAATGCGAACGGAGTGATGTATGGTGTGTATTGCCGAGCACTGCGTGAAGCTTTGTTAGTTGTGCTGGGTGACATAAACCCAGGTGACGTGACAGAAGAGCAGAGACAAAGGGTGAATTTAGTCATAGATAAtatgaataattttgaaatCTATGTGGACGAATTTGCAAAGGTCAAGTGGATTGCCAAAAAAGCGGATAGACAGAACCGGTTTAACCGGGTGAAACAGGACGTTGAGCACATGTATAAAACTGAACGTGGGAATGACTGGTGCCTTCGCATTCTGCATGTAGTTCAACCTTTGTTTAGACAGCAACAGTGA
- the LOC130547501 gene encoding CMRF35-like molecule 8, translating to MHGSTGCIVVVVEGSLCVDITVTGNEGAEVQIKCPYSQGFEECGKYFYKGVYKDRVTVLSSGEKTVNDRFSMQDDKKTRTFTVTIRNLIMTDAGPYGCEAWCVMSRDFNQVLLKVNKDLVTSFTSKPAFSFISTPKTQTPSPSPSIDTITACTSTGSTEGPLSQMDSDSLSVAVGQVVVLLVLLILCVGSFLLLKLWRKKCRTALHQQNDRKNREIQRKRACSVKSSDGRE from the exons ATGCATGGCAGCACAGGGTGCATTGTAGTTGTAGTGGAGGGTTCGCTGTGTGTGGACATTACAGTGACTGGAAATGAAGGAGCTGAAGTTCAAATCAAGTGTCCGTATTCACAAGGATTTGAAGAATGTGGCAAGTATTTCTACAAAGGCGTTTACAAAGACCGTGTCACTGTACTGTCCAGCGGAGAGAAGACCGTCAACGACAGATTCTCAATGCAGGACGACAAGAAAACCAGAACATTCACAGTGACCATCAGAAACTTGATCATGACAGATGCCGGACCATACGGCTGTGAAGCTTGGTGTGTGATGAGTCGAGACTTTAATCAAGTTCTTCTCAAGGTGAATAAAG ATCTAGTGACCTCGTTTACCTCCAAACCTGCCTTTAGTTTCATTTCTACCCCCAAAACACAAACCCCATCACCATCTCCATCTATAGACACCATCACCGCCTGCACATCCACAG GAAGTACTGAAGGCCCGCTCTCTCAGATGGACTCTG ACTCTCTTTCTGTTGCTGTCGGTCAGGTCGTGGTTCTGCTGGTTCTGCTGATTCTGTGTGTTGGATCGTTTCTGCTTCTAAAACtttggagaaaaaaatgtagaacAG CTCTGCATCAGCAAAACGATCGGAAGAATAGAGAG ATACAGAGAAAGAGGGCGTGCTCTGTCAAGAGTTCTGATGGCAGAGAGTAA
- the LOC130547979 gene encoding uncharacterized protein LOC130547979: MTGIVPGSKMKGVDICGVRYNCYIIRADLGCYLKTTDLKHASNLTLHDLHHSCIGDHYVGHINDSIYIIKDTSYRRVKNLSTDSGCEHKDIHPNYHNGDYYFSAMGKFYIVFKDDKIYKTTSKLTSPDCQEHPLNDDYSDGLYYWGRSFHFYIMGTNEQWGVEFIKGSNFSSGNKDCFASVHKDILHFLPGGLSITTGPAFGRWESVKTLTNDTDAPVQFEKKIMKKVGYKKETMTKITHNWNVKLAGSAKMTELAMLIAKAQLSLSTEYGGSYMKTENESWNEETEEEEHISLELQPYSNVYLWQYSLGLGEDTMFFCRDITFSNDPDPPTEIPVSR; this comes from the coding sequence ATGACAGGCATCGTTCCCGGGAGCAAAATGAAAGGTGTTGATATCTGTGGAGTACGCTACAACTGCTACATCATTCGTGCCGATCTCGGCTGCTATTTGAAGACAACTGATTTAAAACATGCTTCCAACCTCACGCTTCATGATCTGCACCACTCCTGCATAGGAGACCATTATGTTGGTCATATTAATGACTCTATTTACATCATTAAAGATACTTCCTACCGCAGAGTCAAAAATCTGTCAACAGACAGCGGATGTGAGCATAAAGATATTCATCCCAACTACCATAATGGAGACTACTACTTCTCAGCCATGGGAAAGTTTTACATCGTTTTCAAAGACGATAAGATTTATAAAACAACATCAAAACTCACTTCTCCAGATTGTCAGGAACACCCGCTGAATGATGACTACAGTGACGGTCTGTATTATTGGGGCCGGTCGTTCCACTTTTACATCATGGGTACGAACGAACAATGGGGAGTCGAATTCATCAAAGGCTCTAACTTCAGCAGCGGCAATAAAGATTGCTTTGCTTCTGTtcacaaagatattttgcacTTTCTGCCTGGTGGTCTGTCGATAACTACAGGTCCAGCCTTTGGCAGGTGGGAGAGTGTTAAAACTCTAACAAATGACACCGACGCACCAGTACAATTTGAgaagaaaataatgaaaaaggtGGGATACAAAAAGGAGACGATGACAAAGATCACGCACAACTGGAATGTGAAGTTGGCAGGCAGCGCCAAAATGACAGAACTCGCAATGTTAATTGCGAAGGCCCAGTTGTCCTTGTCCACAGAATACGGAGGTTCATATATGAAAACTGAGAATGAAAGCTGGAATGAAGAGACGGAAGAAGAAGAACACATATCACTGGAGCTGCAGCCATACTCGAATGTATACCTGTGGCAGTACAGCCTGGGTCTCGGTGAAGACACGATGTTTTTCTGCCGTGATATAACGTTTAGCAATGATCCAGACCCTCCCACTGAAATCCCGGTGTCACGTTGA